The Candidatus Deferrimicrobiaceae bacterium genome includes a region encoding these proteins:
- a CDS encoding SurA N-terminal domain-containing protein, which produces MLDVLRRNAGSWVIKVILGFIALTFVSWGVFVGFSDQTQSAAATVGKEKISMAALDQAANAIEKSYRDVYGPAFTPEMQKALRIKDQALDSLIQKALLLEDARKMGLTASDTEVQREIAATPSFQEDGQFREDRYRSLLTYNRISPSEYEEQKREEITLRKFEGLFHAAGRIPESEGRDRFETLNRKIRLLVAVADPSALRNVPPPTESEIGARYATDKEQFRIPARVKLLVARFEPARFGGDAAPPEAEIRKFYEANTDKFRTDEERFVSRIVLPYTAKTKDNAQKKAAGMLAEAGKSKSAFDALAKKSGGKSGELTLKRKGSGPASVVEAVFGGQVDSVVGPIDAGDSIQIVRINRIKFPEPLPLAQVHDQVVALLRTEKGKDVVVVKAYEARGKATTSKDLKAVATGYGIPTAETGWLGDKETGGLPPAVVQEALMQPLHEVGPVKSVGDVHYLFQVAAKEDSRVPALAELRDRLSALVTADKRHVAAVAAARKVASGAKSAADLERIAKAEGLSVSTTPFFTPLSGTLPEMLKGIPAKDRKSLAMLTPKSPVVSGAIEAGARTMAVAFIDEQPADPNEWASRKEAFLRDLEEKRRTELLEAYVTARYKDAKVKKNPDALK; this is translated from the coding sequence ATGCTCGACGTCCTCCGCCGGAACGCCGGCTCCTGGGTCATCAAGGTCATCCTCGGATTCATCGCGCTCACCTTCGTTTCCTGGGGCGTCTTCGTCGGCTTCTCCGACCAGACGCAAAGCGCCGCCGCGACCGTCGGAAAAGAAAAGATCTCGATGGCCGCGCTCGACCAGGCGGCCAACGCCATCGAAAAGAGCTACCGCGACGTCTACGGGCCGGCCTTCACGCCCGAGATGCAGAAGGCGCTCCGGATCAAGGATCAGGCGCTCGACTCCCTGATCCAGAAAGCGCTGCTGCTCGAAGACGCCCGCAAGATGGGGCTGACCGCCTCCGACACCGAGGTCCAGCGGGAAATCGCCGCTACCCCCTCCTTCCAGGAAGACGGCCAGTTCCGCGAAGACCGATATCGCAGCCTGCTCACCTACAACCGGATCTCCCCGTCCGAATACGAAGAGCAGAAACGGGAAGAGATCACGCTGCGCAAGTTCGAGGGGCTGTTCCATGCCGCGGGGCGCATTCCCGAGTCCGAAGGCCGCGACCGCTTCGAGACGCTGAACCGCAAGATCAGGCTCCTGGTAGCAGTCGCCGATCCCTCCGCCTTGCGGAACGTGCCCCCGCCCACCGAAAGCGAGATCGGCGCCCGGTACGCGACCGACAAGGAGCAGTTCCGGATTCCCGCCCGGGTGAAGCTGCTGGTCGCCCGTTTCGAGCCGGCCCGGTTCGGGGGCGATGCCGCCCCGCCGGAAGCCGAGATCCGGAAGTTTTACGAAGCCAACACCGACAAGTTCCGCACCGATGAAGAGCGGTTCGTATCCCGGATCGTGCTCCCCTACACGGCGAAGACCAAGGATAACGCTCAAAAGAAGGCCGCAGGGATGCTCGCCGAGGCAGGCAAGAGCAAGAGCGCATTCGACGCGCTGGCGAAGAAATCGGGCGGCAAGTCGGGAGAGCTCACGCTCAAGCGCAAGGGATCCGGCCCGGCTTCGGTTGTCGAAGCCGTCTTCGGGGGCCAGGTCGACTCGGTCGTCGGCCCGATCGATGCGGGCGACAGCATCCAGATCGTTCGCATCAACCGCATCAAGTTTCCGGAACCGCTTCCGCTCGCCCAGGTCCACGACCAGGTCGTCGCACTGCTTCGCACCGAAAAGGGGAAGGACGTGGTCGTGGTCAAAGCGTACGAGGCGCGCGGCAAGGCCACCACGTCCAAGGACCTGAAGGCCGTTGCGACCGGCTACGGCATCCCGACTGCGGAGACCGGCTGGCTGGGCGACAAGGAGACGGGCGGGCTTCCTCCCGCCGTCGTTCAGGAAGCGCTCATGCAACCGCTCCACGAGGTCGGACCGGTCAAGAGCGTCGGCGACGTCCACTACCTGTTCCAGGTCGCGGCCAAGGAAGACTCCCGGGTGCCGGCCCTTGCCGAGTTGCGCGACCGCCTGTCGGCGCTCGTGACCGCCGACAAGCGGCATGTCGCGGCAGTCGCGGCCGCCCGCAAGGTCGCTTCCGGCGCGAAATCGGCTGCCGACCTCGAACGGATCGCAAAGGCCGAGGGGCTCTCCGTCTCCACGACGCCCTTCTTCACACCCCTGTCCGGAACGCTCCCCGAAATGCTCAAGGGAATCCCTGCCAAGGACCGCAAGTCGCTGGCCATGCTCACCCCGAAATCTCCCGTAGTTTCCGGAGCGATCGAGGCGGGCGCTCGCACCATGGCCGTCGCCTTCATCGACGAACAGCCTGCCGACCCCAACGAATGGGCATCACGGAAAGAAGCATTTCTCCGCGACCTCGAGGAGAAGCGGCGCACCGAGCTTCTCGAAGCCTACGTCACGGCCCGCTACAAAGACGCGAAGGTCAAGAAAAACCCCGATGCCCTGAAGTAA